One Oncorhynchus kisutch isolate 150728-3 linkage group LG13, Okis_V2, whole genome shotgun sequence DNA window includes the following coding sequences:
- the LOC109902193 gene encoding keratinocyte differentiation factor 1 yields MPGHSTGAPQKSCHDKQHRGHSTRADGYKQGRTIFRDSTASQEPYKDPHVDQNTREQYNGDHTRHSEGQQGRRGTPPTRCVSGRGSETLGFIPGSADSPQSTNACGACASMGWRGCKALLCCVLTCGFCGSRDLCLPVNNESSTDHPGKADPEQPHPPNGVAVSNPTCGIPLEPSIKPAKQSSKLPPSDSFRYKDVRIGGQTVIYPTSSGPKRTRPGGKGDNQRPVSNTSTIYSREDLDLDDLSDSGTDIDSLITKKLLELYALHQIDQLAKCTSDSSFSRKTNEISELICSIAQDYNLEQREAECRLVHGVIRISTRKGKKNKNSNSQEPVHQQPRANGRNDRGTLLPDSGNETMTYTFNSSEMEPEVKVSELTRSDELARKMRHYSGINDSSSSAAAYSHYQHDTETDSSGAPLLHVL; encoded by the exons ATGCCTGGCCACAGCACAGGGGCTCCTCAGAAGTCCTGCCACGACAAACAGCACAGGGGACACAGCACCAGGGCTGACGGCTACAAGCAGGGCCGCACCATCTTTAGAGACAGTACTGCCAGCCAAGAGCCCTACAAGGACCCCCATGTCGACCAAAATACACGGGAACAGTATAATGGTGACCACACCCGTCACTCTGAGGGCCAGCAGGGCCGCAGGGGAACCCCCCCAACACGATGTGTCAgcgggcgggggtcagagacactGGGGTTCATCCCTGGCTCAGCGGACTCACCCCAGAGCACAAATGCATGTGGCGCCTGTGCCTCTATGGGCTGGAGAGGCTGCAAGGCTCTCCTCTGCTGTGTCCTCACCTGTGGCTTCTGTGGCAGCCGAgatctctgtctgcctgtcaacAACGAGAGCTCCACAGACCACCCCGGCAAGGCTGACCCTGAGCAGCCCCACCCACCCAACGGCGTGGCCGTGTCCAACCCCACCTGCGGCATCCCTCTGGAGCCCAGCATCAAGCCTGCCAAGCAGTCCTCCAAGCTGCCTCCCAGTGACAGCTTCCGCTACAAGGACGTCCGCATCGGGGGCCAGACGGTGATCTATCCCACGTCGTCGGGCCCCAAGCGGACGCGTCCTGGCGGCAAGGGTGACAACCAGCGTCCCGTCAGCAACACCAGCACCATCTACTCACGGGAGGACCTGGATCTGGACGACCTGAGCGACAGCGGCACGGACATTGACTCGCTCATCACTAAGAAACTTCTAGAGCTCTACGCGCTGCACCAGATCGACCAACTGGCCAAGTGCACGTCGGACTCGTCGTTCTCAAGAAAGACCAATGAGATCAGCGAGCTGATCTGCAGCATTGCTCAGGACTACAACCTGGAGCAGCGGGAGGCAGAGTGCAGGCTGGTGCACGGCGTCATCCGCATCAGCACGCGCAAAGGCAAGAAGAACAAAAACTCCAACTCCCAGGAGCCAGTGCACCAGCAGCCGCGAGCAAACGGGAGGAACGACCGAGGGACCCTCCTTCCTGACAGTGGCAATGAAACAATGACGTACACCTTTAACAGCAGTGAGA TGGAGCCTGAGGTGAAAGTGTCGGAGCTGACACGGTCGGATGAACTAGCCAGGAAGATGAGGCACTACAGTGGAATAA ATGACTCCTCCAGCTCAGCTGCAGCCTACTCTCACTACCAGCATGACACAGAGACTGACTCATCAGGGGCCCCATTGCTGCACGTCCTCTGA
- the LOC109901495 gene encoding transmembrane protein 222, whose amino-acid sequence MAQEADEIDIMINYHGGFEKIDRKNSRYPYCVVWTPIPILSWLLPFIGHMGICTSAGVIRDFAGSYLVSEDNMAFGRPTKYWKLDVDKVCGTGSAAWDKAVHDASEEYKCRPHNLCCDNCHSHVALALNLMRYDNRTSWNMVNLCLWSLIHGKHVSCVSFLKTWLPFLMLTGALVTFILTLNLH is encoded by the exons ATGGCGCAGGAGGCGGACGAAATAGATATAATGATTAATTATCACGGGGGTTTCGAAAAAATAGATCGGAAAAACAGCCGTTATCCTTATTGCGTCGTTTGGACACCTATTCCAATACTCTC GTGGTTGCTCCCCTTCATTGGTCACATGGGGATCTGTACTTCTGCAGGTGTGATAAGAGACTTCGCTGGATCGTActtagtgtct GAAGATAATATGGCCTTTGGAAGACCAACAAA GTACTGGAAGCTTGATGTTGATAAGGTGTGTGGCACTGGCTCAGCTGCCTGGGACAAGGCAGTGCACGACGCATCGGAGGAGTACAAATGCAGGCCG CACAACCTCTGCTGTGATAACTGCCACTCCCACGTGGCCCTGGCCCTTAACCTCATGCGCTACGACAACAGAACGTCCTGGAACATGGTCAACCTATGCCTGTGGTCCCTTATCCACGGCAAGCATGTCAG ctGTGTGTCGTTCCTCAAGACCTGGCTGCCCTTCCTTATGTTGACTGGAGCCCTCGTCACCTTCATCCTAACGCTCAACCTGCACTGA
- the LOC109901774 gene encoding trophoblast glycoprotein-like gives MHHLVILVLFGALLCAPHQCLECPSGCQCFAGTRTVKCVSKDLRSIPQDIPGYTRNVIITGHNIFRIGSETFQELKNVTTIILSNNRITEVASHSFSTLSYLRSLDMSCNHLTLIHPEALNIPGSPLKELNLSRSLYNYTSLTDLTTALRWGGLGGLLSLDLSGNRLVFLPPGMFYHLPSLQHLFLGNNSLASVYNGTFFGLRRLELLDLTRNSFRAFQGDALGELERLGQAPRILLSHNPYVCTCEIQDFAVWLKNSQAQVGDAEALTCASPWEFQDRPLRALGVQVVGCHATSPPLVGIRDEVGDLSLQTSYVLLGLVLGFVGMVFLFVLYLNRQGIKKWVVETRDACHEVLEGYHHRYEIDTDPRREYLSKDVRVEEKPPTNSGFGQAHSDNRLSQLPTDTCLVQIPSDTQLKPGSISVDL, from the exons ATGCATCATTTGGTAATCCTTGTACTTTTTGGTGCGCTACTCTGTGCGCCCCACCAGTGCTTGGAGTGCCCATCAGGCTGCCAATGCTTTGCTGGCACGCGCACAGTAAAATGCGTTTCCAAGGACCTTCGCTCCATACCACAAGATATTCCAGGATACACAAGGAATGTGATCATCACAGGACACAATATATTCAGAATTGGATCAGAGACATTTCAAGAACTGAAAAATGTCACCACCATCATTTTGAGCAACAATAG GATCACAGAGGTTGCGTCCCACAGCTTCTCTACCCTTTCCTACCTGCGCTCCCTGGACATGAGCTGCAACCATCTGACTCTCATCCACCCTGAAGCCCTCAACATCCCAGGGAGTCCTCTAAAGGAGCTCAACCTTAGCCGCTCCCTCTATAACTACACCTCACTGACAGATCTCACCACCGCACTGCGCTGGGGAGGCCTAGGAGGGTTGCTCAGCCTAGACCTCTCCGGGAACCGCCTGGTCTTCCTACCCCCAGGGATGTTCTACCACCTCCCTAGCCTGCAGCACCTCTTCCTTGGTAACAACTCCCTAGCATCGGTCTACAACGGCACCTTCTTTGGCCTGCGCCGCCTGGAGCTGCTTGACTTGACCCGCAACTCTTTCAGGGCGTTCCAAGGTGATGCTCTGGGGGAGCTGGAAAGGCTGGGGCAAGCCCCCCGCATCCTGCTGAGCCACAACCCCTATGTCTGCACATGTGAGATCCAAGACTTTGCTGTGTGGCTTAAGAATTCCCAGGCTCAGGTGGGGGATGCAGAAGCCCTGACCTGCGCCTCACCCTGGGAGTTTCAGGACAGGCCCCTGCGGGCACTCGGGGTCCAAGTTGTCGGATGCCATGCCACTTCACCACCTCTGGTCGGAATCAGAGATGAGGTGGGCGACCTCTCCCTGCAGACCTCCTACGTCCTCCTGGGTCTGGTGCTGGGCTTTGTGGGCATGGTCTTCCTCTTTGTGCTCTACCTCAACCGGCAAGGTATTAAAAAGTGGGTGGTGGAGACGCGAGATGCCTGCCATGAAGTGTTGGAGGGGTATCACCACCGCTATGAGATCGACACTGACCCACGCCGGGAATACCTCTCAAAAGACGTCAGAGTCGAAGAGAAGCCACCGACAAACAGTGGTTTTGGACAGGCTCACTCAGATAACCGCTTATCACAGCTACCCACTGACACCTGTTTAGTTCAGATCCCCTCAGACACACAGCTCAAACCAGGCTCCATCTCGGTGGATTTGTGA
- the LOC109901496 gene encoding nuclear receptor subfamily 0 group B member 2: MDNVCQCTDYNVRQSNAILYNILNQENVKSSHNNLNYNLIPHRCNCEMRRTVCLKSPADICQEASGVLVKTIHFMKNLPAFNQLPPNDQLSLLQSCWAPLFILGLAQEGMNFDVVDTPADSMLKRILLNSQESSETEREQPTLAGVNKLKSCLRKFWSLDLSPKEYAYLKGTMIFNPDVKDLTAALFVEGLQQEAQHALREVVQPLHPGDRSRFARILLAASMLKTITPNLITELFFRPVIGQADLLDFLVDMLFSR, translated from the exons ATGGATAACGTATGTCAATGTACAGATTACAATGTTAGGCAGTCAAATGCTATCCTTTACAACATCCTCAATCAAGAAAATGTCAAGTCAAGCCACAACAACCTGAACTACAACTTGATACCTCATAGATGCAACTGCGAGATGCGACGGACTGTGTGCTTGAAAAGTCCAGCAGACATTTGCCAAGAGGCATCGGGAGTGCTAGTGAAAACAATTCACTTTATGAAGAACTTACCTGCTTTCAACCAACTCCCACCAAACGATCAACTATCGCTCCTCCAAAGTTGCTGGGCGCCACTCTTTATTTTGGGTCTGGCCCAGGAAGGCATGAACTTTGACGTCGTCGACACCCCTGCCGATAGCATGCTGAAAAGAATCCTCTTGAATTCTCAAGAGAGTTCAGAGACGGAAAGAGAGCAGCCCACATTGGCCGGTGTGAACAAACTCAAGTCATGCCTCAGAAAGTTCTGGAGTCTGGATTTAAGTCCAAAGGAGTACGCATACCTCAAGGGCACCATGATATTTAACCCAG atgtgaaAGACCTGACGGCAGCTCTATTCGTGGAGGGCTTACAGCAGGAGGCTCAGCATGCTCTGAGGGAGGTGGTCCAACCACTCCACCCTGGGGACCGAAGCCGCTTCGCTCGTATCCTGCTCGCGGCCTCCATGCTCAAGACCATCACACCCAACCTCATCACCGAGCTCTTCTTCCGTCCTGTCATTGGCCAAGCAGATCTACTGGACTTCCTGGTCGATATGCTCTTCAGCAGGTAG